The segment GGAGATGAACGAGACTCCGCCCGCGCTATTGGCAACGTTGAACGTTCCCTGCAGCACCGGAATTCCCGAGCCTGTGTTTACACCTACAATTGACTTCGGATTTCCGGCGGTGCCGCTGCCACTTATGCTGAGGGAGGAGAACGTGTAGGTGCCGCTTCCGAGGCTCAGGGTGTCGCCAGGTTGGAGATTGTTGACTGTCGATTGAATCTGAGACTGGGGAAGGGCATTCGACCAACTCGAACCATTCTGCGAGCCGGCGCCGCTTGGAGTCATGTAGATTGTCGCGGCTTTCGCGGTGAGAACGGCGCCGAGTAACGCGAGCGTAGCAAGCCCGCGTGCGGATCGTATCAGGGAGGTTAGCATCATGTTGTGGGGGCGCGTTCAGTAATTGACGCGCGGGAGGGTTAGACGTGCAGCATGGCTGCGGGGGTGGGTGCCAATCGATCCAGTTTACCCGGGGGACCCTCGGGCGGGGGTGGATGGCTGGCTGTCCCCACGTGATCTTCTTTGAAGGCGCCCGCAAGTGGGTACCTTGCGCACCCCGTTGCATTGGAGAGGCCCGGTCCGAACCCTCTCCCGGAGCTGTTTCTCTCGATTCAGATCCCCGCGCATCCGGCCGTCATGGCCGACGGCCTACACGGCCTCCCCTCGAGCGGCCCAGAGGAACCCGCGTAGTGTCATCTCCAGCGTGGTGGCATGTTCGAAGAGCTGTGGCTTGTGGCCAAGTGAACAGTAAAAGACCCGGCCCGCCCCATAACGACGAGTCCATGCAACGGGCATGACGGTTCCATTTATCCAGGGCGCCGAGACCGATTCCGCAACCGTCGTGGCGAGCACGCGATTGGAAGGGTCCACATGCATGAAGTATTGTTCCGTGTGGACATCGAAGTCCTTGAGACCGGCGACAATTGGATCGTCAACATTTGCAATCGAGACTCGGTAGGGCTTCTCGTTGTCTGGATGCGCTACGAACTGTCCTCCGACCATGAACTGGAAGCCGGTGGAGTTCCGGAAGGCATCACCCATCCCCCCGTGTATGCCCGCGAGCCCGGTGCCGGCCGCGATGACCGCTGCGAGGTTTTCCTCCTGTTTGTTTGTGATCGTACCCACCGTCCAATTCGGGATGATCAAGTCAAAGTTTGACAGGGCATCGCGGTCATCGAGCAAATCGAGCGAGCCTGCGGCACTCGCGTGAACACCCCGTTTCCGCAATTCGCGCTCGAAAAGTTCGTAGATCGCCGCGGGTTGATGACCATCCCATCCTCCATTTAAGAACAGAGCCTTTTTCATATTAATCAGAAAGCCGGCGCAAATCCCTTAGCTCCCTCGAAACGGGTGGGGGCCGATCGGAGGATGATTCGAGGAGCTGCGTGGTGCCAGTGGAAGCGCTTCGGTTGATTGCATCCATGATCTCCAGCACGTGAAGAGCAACGTCTCCGCTGGCGTGCCTTGCGCCCTTGCGCAAGGACAGGCACATTTCCGCGACGCCAAGGCCACGGCCGCCGAGGCCCAGGTTCAATGACGGGTGGTCCGACCAAGCCTCGCGGAGCCTCGCCACCTTGACCGATCCGTCAAAACGGTTTGGGTCCGGCCCAAGCAGCGACCCGTCGCTGCCG is part of the Opitutaceae bacterium genome and harbors:
- a CDS encoding ThuA domain-containing protein, translating into MKKALFLNGGWDGHQPAAIYELFERELRKRGVHASAAGSLDLLDDRDALSNFDLIIPNWTVGTITNKQEENLAAVIAAGTGLAGIHGGMGDAFRNSTGFQFMVGGQFVAHPDNEKPYRVSIANVDDPIVAGLKDFDVHTEQYFMHVDPSNRVLATTVAESVSAPWINGTVMPVAWTRRYGAGRVFYCSLGHKPQLFEHATTLEMTLRGFLWAARGEAV